Proteins encoded by one window of Misgurnus anguillicaudatus chromosome 4, ASM2758022v2, whole genome shotgun sequence:
- the pdzd7b gene encoding PDZ domain-containing protein 7 isoform X3 translates to MTTGEVVRLTVIRGDDGQLGFSVRGGSEHGLGVFISKVQRNSSAELAGLCVGDKLLEVNGVSMENISMSSAVKVLTDHTRLRLAVQRVGRVPGGRYTNEKTTWVDLIHRRMIVEESDTPVSAYSSDGALCRTVHLHLSHIQSCLGLNIRGGREYNLGIYISKLDPGGLAEQGGIKMGDQILSANGVSFENISHQRAVEVLKSQPHVLLTIKEAGRYPAYKEMVTELSWMNKSGSETESDSQSSVSSLSSGTPLGSMSGLSQATLPVSLPLGAKMSDVRSSTESQFHSGPTNNGGQSEQLRTLSRGTVELLQDSVIRSEGETNRREGRIVAPGQTGPPIRRTQSHVTASEEEKWRINQEINRPVQRSRTFISLFRKRDSSRSVSRSESNQGRYDDDDDDDDVSGQDALTRVREMAVRLLEDEDVNVLLEICQRYLTDGGVQALVNTLLNTLNTPEKLLLLREIRTLVSSDDLLLFNHTVAPYEEEAYDILKSRSCRNSPLLSPRTDRTPRRHFVPPMTDLHGEFELHSAQDVEKQKRVKEDLEQLALSCYKEQNEPLQTSTAFSTLQDVPLDAYKHTDTLRSSSSSVLLPNWLLAENTHSDSPQTPENSLTRPDALILHSGYAVISKSGRLPGIRTDGEEEPGQDVLFTVVDMPRHKRPLLSQIFGSLKMSHSSTVLPIKQSWQHQRSGRETHNHDAHMEQDCFEFTTVNISKTKQSLGISISGGAESRVQPTVKIEKIFPGGAASANDVLQAGFELVSVDGVSLQGVTHQDAVDIIREAFKNKATDPMELVVKGILGYDELR, encoded by the exons agcTGGCAGGGTTGTGTGTTGGTGATAAGTTATTAGAGGTAAACGGTGTCAGTATGGAAAATATCAGTATGAGCAGCGCTGTGAAAGTGTTGACGGATCACACTCGCCTCCGATTGGCCGTTCAGCGTGTGGGCCGTGTACCTGGAGGCCGATATACCAATGAGAAAACCACATG GGTGGATCTGATTCACCGTCGGATGATTGTAGAAGAATCAGACACTCCTGTCTCTGCATACAGTTCAGATGGAGCTCTTTGTCGGACGGTTCACTTACATCTCTCTCACATTCAGTCCTGTCTGGGGCTCAACATCCGTGGTGGACGAGAGTATAACCTGGGCATATACATATCAAA GCTGGATCCTGGCGGTCTGGCAGAACAGGGTGGGATTAAAATGGGAGATCAGATCCTGTCGGCCAATGGTGTTAGCTTTGAGAACATCAGTCATCAAAGAGCAGTGGAGGTGTTGAAGAGTCAACCTCATGTCTTACTGACCATTAAA GAAGCAGGAAGATATCCAGCGTATAAAGAGATGGTGACAGAGCTTAGCTGGATGAATAAAT CAGGTAGCGAAACAGAGTCTGATTCTCAGTCGTCTGTGTCCTCGCTGTCATCTGGGACTCCTCTGGGATCTATGAGTGGTCTCTCTCAAGCTACTCTGCCTGTTAGTTTACCCTTAGGAGCCAAAATGTCTGACGTGCGCAGCTCCACCGAGTCCCAGTTTCATTCGGGTCCCACTAATAACGGTGGTCAGTCAGAGCAACTGCGAACGTTGAGTCGAGGAACCGTGGAGCTGTTGCAGGACTCTGTTATCCGGAGCGAAGGAGAGACAAACAGGAGGGAAGGCCGGATCGTGGCTCCGGGTCAAACCGGTCCTCCCATACGCCGAACGCAAAGTCATGTGACTGCATCAG AAGAAGAGAAGTGGAGAATAAATCAAGAGATAAACCGTCCCGTTCAGCGCTCCAGAACCTTTATCAGTCTGTTCCGGAAGAGAGATTCCTCCAGATCTGTGTCCCGTTCAGAGAGCAATCAGG GCAggtatgatgatgatgatgatgatgatgatgtatcTGGGCAGGACGctctgactcgcgtgagagaaATGGCTGTTAGATTACTGGAGGATGAAGATGTGAATGTGCTGCTGGAGATCTGTCAGAGG TATTTAACAGATGGAGGGGTGCAGGCGCTGGTGAACACCCTACTGAATACACTAAACACACCAGAGAAACTCCTGCTGCTCAGAGAGATCAG AACGCTTGTGTCCTCTGATGATCTTCTGCTCTTTAACCACACGGTGGCTCCATATGAAGAAGAAGCTTATGATATTCTGAAGAGTCGTTCAT GTAGAAATTCTCCACTGCTCTCCCCTCGGACAGACCGCACACCCAGACGTCACTTTGTTCCTCCTATGACAG ATCTCCACGGTGAGTTTGAGCTGCATTCAGCGCAGGATGTGGAGAAACAGAAACGGGTTAAAGAAGATCTAGAGCAGCTCGCCCTGTCCTGTTATAAAGAACAGAACGAACCTCTGCAGACGTCCACAGCTTTCAGCACGTTACAGGACGTTCCTCTAGACGCTTATAAGCACACAGACACATTAAGATCATCCAGCTCCTCTGTTCTTCTCCCCAACTGGCTATTGGCAGAAAACACACATTCAGATTCTCCACAGACACCTGAGAATAGTTTGACCCGACCCGATGCCCTGATTTTACACTCGGGTTATGCCGTCATTTCAAAAAGTGGGCGGCTTCCAGGGATCAGGACAGACGGTGAAGAGGAACCGGGACAGGATGTGTTGTTCACTGTAGTGGACATGCCTCGCCACAAGAGGCCGCTGCTGTCACAGATCTTTGGTTCCCTTAAAATGTCTCACAGTTCAACCGTGTTACCCATAAAACAGTCCTGGCAACATCAGAGATCAGGCCGTGAAACACACAACCATGATGCCCACATGGAGCAGGACTGCTTTGAGTTCACTACAGTCAACATTAGCAAAACCAAGCAGTCTCTGG GGATCAGTATATCAGGTGGGGCGGAGTCCCGTGTTCAGCCTACGGTGAAGATCGAGAAGATTTTCCCAGGAGGAGCGGCGTCTGCTAATGATGTCCTGCAG GCAGGGTTTGAGCTGGTGTCAGTGGATGGTGTTTCTCTCCAGGGTGTGACCCATCAGGATGCAGTAGACATCATACGAGAGGCATTCAAAAATAAAGCCACTGATCCTATGGAGCTCGTGGTCAAA